Part of the Gemmatimonadota bacterium genome, GGTTCAGGGCCGGTCAGTCGTGCCAGGCCGCTCGAGGCGGCGTTCTGGTCGCCGTCGCCCACGGTCTCGAGGACATAGAGGAGCTGCAAGGCACGCGCGCGTCGCTTCGTTTCTGGTCGCAGCATCACTCGCTGTCCGGTTCGAGTTCCAGCTGCATCAACAGATCTGCCGCGCGCAGTGCTGCTTCGGCCGCTTCCTGCCCCTTGTTGCCGGCCGCGCCACCGGCACGCGCCACCGCTTCGTCCATCGTGTCACAGGTCAGCAGCCCGAAGCCGACCGGCACGAGGGTCTCCGTCGCCGCACGTGACAGCGCGGCCGCCGTTTCGCCAGCGACGAAGTCGAAGTGCGGCGTCTCGCCCCGGACGACTGCCCCCAGCGCCACCACCGCCGAGTACCGCCCGCTGTGCGCGGCCGCCATCGCCGTGACGCCCAGTTCAAATGCGCCACTGACCCAGAGCGTGTCGACGTCCTCGTCGGCAATGCCGGCTTCGAGGCAGGTCGTGCGAGCGCCATCCAGGAGGCGTGAGGTCACCCGTT contains:
- a CDS encoding 6,7-dimethyl-8-ribityllumazine synthase encodes the protein MMPEYSGRLHAIGRVAIIVSRYHERVTSRLLDGARTTCLEAGIADEDVDTLWVSGAFELGVTAMAAAHSGRYSAVVALGAVVRGETPHFDFVAGETAAALSRAATETLVPVGFGLLTCDTMDEAVARAGGAAGNKGQEAAEAALRAADLLMQLELEPDSE